One segment of Gemmatimonadales bacterium DNA contains the following:
- the uvrB gene encoding excinuclease ABC subunit UvrB, whose translation MTRLTVEAPFQPAGHQPRAIAELVRGFRRGDRHQVLLGVTGSGKTMTMAHVVAELGLSAIVFSHNKTLAAQLYGELKSFFPSNAVEYFISYYDYYQPEAYVPSSDTYIEKDASINADIERLRLRATSSLVERDDVVVVATVSAIYGLGDPAEFRGQMVRLVTGEVVGRRPILERLVAIQYQRNDVAFEPGNFRVRGDVIEVFPAYEEQAVRIELFGDTIERITKIDPLTGKAVAQLERCAIYPATLFVTNRDNLERALSAIRSELAKRLIQLRTAGKLLEAQRLESRTHFDLEMLLEVGTCHGIENYSRHISGRAPGERPAVLMDFLPKDCLVIVDESHVTVPQLGAMYAGDRSRKETLVEYGFRLPSALDNRPLRFEEFLELAPRVLFVSATPGPAELRLSGGVVVEQLVRPTGLIDPQVEIRPVAGQVDDLLKEVRLRARRGERVLVTTLTKRMSEDLTDYLSQVGVRVRYLHSDIDAIERMDIVRGLRLGEFDVLVGINLLREGLDLPEVSLVAVLDADQEGFLRSRTALIQTVGRAARHVQGRAILYADRITDSMKAALEEMDRRREVQRRYNTEHGITPRSIVKSVDEIRFTTRVADAREDPVPRAEPLSVIAQAGHSWADASSEERAKILDELDREMRRAADDLDFELAAQIRDQVLDLKAAGGPTGRPAGAPAGTAGRGRRGQRTRR comes from the coding sequence GTGACCCGTCTCACCGTCGAAGCGCCGTTCCAGCCCGCGGGCCACCAGCCGCGGGCGATCGCCGAGTTGGTGCGCGGGTTCCGGCGCGGCGACCGTCACCAGGTGCTGTTGGGCGTCACCGGCTCCGGCAAGACGATGACGATGGCGCACGTCGTCGCCGAGTTGGGCCTTTCCGCGATCGTCTTCTCGCACAACAAGACGCTCGCGGCGCAGCTCTACGGCGAGCTGAAGTCGTTCTTCCCTTCCAACGCCGTCGAGTACTTCATCTCCTACTACGACTATTACCAGCCCGAGGCGTACGTCCCGTCCTCGGACACCTACATCGAGAAGGACGCCTCGATCAACGCCGACATCGAGCGGCTGCGGCTGCGCGCCACGTCGAGCCTGGTGGAGCGGGACGACGTGGTGGTGGTCGCTACGGTCTCGGCGATCTACGGCCTGGGCGACCCGGCGGAGTTCCGCGGCCAGATGGTGCGCCTCGTGACGGGCGAGGTCGTGGGCCGCCGGCCGATCCTCGAGCGGCTCGTCGCCATCCAGTACCAGCGCAACGACGTCGCCTTCGAGCCCGGCAACTTCCGGGTCCGCGGCGACGTGATCGAGGTCTTCCCGGCCTACGAGGAGCAGGCGGTCCGCATCGAGCTGTTCGGCGACACCATCGAGCGGATCACCAAGATCGATCCGTTGACCGGCAAGGCGGTGGCGCAGCTCGAGCGGTGCGCGATCTATCCGGCGACGCTCTTCGTCACCAACCGCGACAACCTCGAGCGCGCGCTCTCGGCGATCCGTTCCGAGCTGGCCAAGCGGCTCATCCAGCTGCGGACGGCGGGCAAGCTGCTGGAGGCGCAGCGGCTCGAGTCGCGGACCCACTTCGACCTCGAGATGCTGCTCGAGGTCGGCACCTGCCACGGCATCGAGAACTACAGCCGCCACATCTCGGGCCGCGCGCCCGGAGAGCGGCCGGCCGTGCTGATGGATTTCCTGCCCAAGGACTGCCTCGTCATCGTGGACGAGTCGCACGTGACGGTCCCGCAGCTGGGCGCGATGTACGCGGGCGACCGGTCGCGCAAGGAGACCCTCGTCGAGTACGGGTTCCGGCTGCCGTCGGCGCTCGACAACCGGCCGCTGCGCTTCGAGGAGTTCCTCGAGCTGGCCCCGCGGGTGCTGTTCGTGTCGGCCACTCCGGGCCCGGCGGAGCTGCGGTTGTCGGGCGGCGTGGTGGTCGAGCAACTGGTGCGGCCCACCGGCCTCATCGACCCGCAGGTGGAGATCCGGCCGGTGGCGGGCCAGGTGGACGACCTGCTCAAGGAGGTCCGCCTGCGGGCGCGGCGCGGCGAGCGGGTGCTCGTGACCACACTCACCAAGCGGATGTCGGAGGACCTGACCGACTACCTCAGCCAGGTCGGCGTGCGGGTGCGGTACCTGCACTCCGACATCGACGCGATCGAGCGGATGGACATCGTCCGCGGGCTGCGCCTCGGCGAGTTCGACGTGCTGGTAGGGATCAACCTCCTGCGCGAGGGGCTCGACCTGCCGGAGGTCTCGCTGGTCGCGGTGCTCGACGCGGACCAGGAGGGGTTCCTGCGCTCGCGCACCGCGCTCATCCAGACGGTGGGGCGCGCGGCGCGCCACGTGCAGGGCCGGGCCATCCTCTACGCCGACCGCATCACCGACTCGATGAAGGCGGCGCTCGAGGAGATGGACCGGCGCCGCGAGGTCCAGCGGCGGTACAACACGGAGCACGGGATCACCCCGCGCTCGATCGTGAAGTCGGTGGACGAGATCCGCTTCACCACGCGGGTCGCGGACGCGCGCGAGGACCCGGTGCCGCGCGCCGAACCGCTCTCGGTGATCGCCCAGGCCGGGCATTCGTGGGCCGACGCGAGCTCGGAGGAGCGGGCGAAGATACTGGACGAGCTGGACCGGGAGATGCGACGCGCGGCCGACGATCTCGACTTCGAGCTGGCGGCGCAGATACGGGACCAGGTACTGGACCTGAAGGCCGCGGGCGGGCCGACGGGCCGGCCGGCCGGCGCGCCCGCCGGGACGGCGGGGAGGGGCAGACGTGGGCAGCGCACTCGTCGATGA
- the rimI gene encoding ribosomal protein S18-alanine N-acetyltransferase, whose amino-acid sequence MASPSIRPLRADDIARVAEIERRVFSDPWSKRSFEEMLAQRAVRGFAAHDERGLLIGYCVCSLAADEGEILNLAVEPRVLRRGVGTALVAAMLEWLRGEGAGRVFLEVRRSNEAAIGVYQRAGFVPLGTRLDYYRDPREDALTMALDLAPGAARK is encoded by the coding sequence ATGGCCTCTCCATCGATTAGGCCGCTCCGCGCCGACGATATCGCGCGGGTCGCGGAGATCGAGCGGCGCGTCTTCTCCGATCCCTGGTCGAAGCGCTCGTTCGAGGAGATGCTCGCGCAGCGCGCAGTGCGCGGGTTCGCGGCGCACGACGAGCGCGGGCTGCTGATCGGGTACTGCGTCTGCTCCCTCGCCGCGGACGAGGGCGAGATCCTGAACCTCGCGGTGGAGCCGCGGGTGCTGCGAAGGGGCGTGGGCACGGCCCTGGTCGCGGCGATGCTCGAGTGGCTTCGCGGGGAGGGGGCAGGCCGCGTTTTCCTGGAGGTCCGCCGGTCGAACGAGGCCGCGATCGGGGTCTACCAGAGGGCCGGATTCGTGCCCCTGGGGACGCGCCTCGACTACTATCGCGACCCTCGTGAGGATGCCCTCACGATGGCCCTCGATCTGGCCCCCGGAGCCGCAAGAAAATGA
- the ssb gene encoding single-stranded DNA-binding protein, with protein sequence MSRSLNKVMLIGNLGADPEVRSTSNGSRVASFSLATSRQWTTQGGEKQEKTEWHKIVVWNNKGSGLADVVEKYLKKGDRVYVEGRIEYRTYEDKEGQTRYVTEVNVRELMMLAGRGDGGAGGAGGVGGETGRRAAAPTAAAGAKKDAKQGKEGSAESFDDFPEALDEEDDDLPF encoded by the coding sequence GTGAGCCGCAGTCTGAACAAGGTGATGCTGATCGGGAACCTCGGGGCCGACCCGGAGGTCAGGAGCACCAGCAACGGCAGCCGGGTAGCGTCGTTTTCGCTCGCGACCAGCCGCCAGTGGACGACGCAGGGTGGGGAGAAGCAGGAGAAGACCGAGTGGCACAAGATCGTGGTGTGGAACAACAAGGGGTCGGGTCTCGCCGACGTGGTCGAGAAGTATCTCAAGAAGGGTGACCGCGTGTACGTCGAGGGGCGGATCGAGTACCGCACCTACGAGGACAAGGAAGGCCAGACTCGGTACGTCACAGAGGTTAACGTGCGCGAGCTCATGATGCTCGCCGGCCGCGGTGATGGCGGCGCGGGCGGCGCGGGTGGAGTGGGCGGAGAGACGGGGCGGCGTGCAGCCGCCCCCACCGCCGCGGCCGGAGCAAAGAAGGACGCCAAGCAGGGCAAGGAAGGGTCGGCCGAATCCTTCGACGACTTTCCGGAGGCGCTCGATGAGGAGGACGACGATCTGCCGTTCTAG
- a CDS encoding NAD-dependent epimerase/dehydratase family protein, protein MKRRVLVTGGAGFTGSHVADAFLAAGWAVTVIDNLGRGRPENVPRGAEFRRLDTGSEEARDLVVTGGFEVVTHLAAQVDVRVSVSDPVLDAEENVLALLNLIEGARNGGVRRFVFSSSGGVVYGERPPPHVETTPKLPLSPYGVTKLAAEYYLACYRHLYGMESVALRYANVYGPRQDPHGEAGVVAIFGSRLRERRAITIYGDGEQTRDYVYCGDVARANLLAADAKLPEPDGSLDWPAFNIGTGVQTSVNQLADAMIAASGVQVNVDHAPERRGELRANALTIGKAERVLGWRPEVSLHNGLRATYEWIVKEAD, encoded by the coding sequence GTGAAACGCCGGGTGCTCGTGACCGGCGGGGCCGGTTTTACCGGCTCCCACGTCGCCGACGCGTTCCTCGCCGCAGGCTGGGCCGTGACGGTCATCGACAACCTGGGGCGCGGGCGCCCCGAGAACGTGCCGAGGGGGGCCGAGTTCCGGCGCCTCGACACCGGTTCTGAGGAAGCGCGCGACCTCGTTGTCACGGGCGGTTTCGAGGTGGTCACCCACCTCGCGGCGCAAGTGGACGTCCGGGTCTCGGTCTCCGACCCCGTGCTCGACGCGGAAGAGAACGTCCTCGCGCTGCTCAACCTGATCGAGGGCGCGCGGAACGGTGGGGTGCGGCGCTTCGTCTTCTCATCTTCGGGCGGCGTGGTTTACGGAGAGCGCCCGCCCCCGCACGTGGAGACCACGCCCAAGCTGCCCCTCTCGCCCTACGGAGTGACGAAGCTCGCGGCGGAGTACTATCTCGCTTGCTACCGCCACCTGTACGGCATGGAGTCGGTGGCGCTGCGCTATGCGAACGTGTACGGACCGCGGCAGGACCCGCACGGCGAGGCGGGTGTCGTGGCCATCTTCGGCAGCCGGCTGCGGGAGCGGCGGGCCATCACGATCTACGGCGACGGCGAGCAGACCCGCGACTACGTCTACTGCGGCGACGTCGCGCGGGCGAACCTCCTCGCCGCGGACGCCAAGCTGCCCGAGCCGGATGGCTCGCTCGACTGGCCGGCGTTCAATATCGGCACCGGTGTCCAGACTTCGGTGAACCAGCTGGCCGACGCGATGATCGCGGCCTCGGGGGTCCAGGTCAACGTGGACCACGCGCCGGAACGCCGCGGCGAGCTCCGAGCCAATGCGCTCACTATCGGGAAGGCCGAGCGCGTCCTCGGGTGGCGTCCCGAGGTCTCGCTGCACAACGGGTTGCGCGCCACTTACGAATGGATAGTCAAGGAGGCGGACTGA
- a CDS encoding bifunctional (p)ppGpp synthetase/guanosine-3',5'-bis(diphosphate) 3'-pyrophosphohydrolase: MTTVRVPAIPGLSDVLEPLADRLDLDLLERAYRLSAQAHRGQKRWSGEDAVSHGIAVARILIELHLDSVSIACGLLHDVVEDTDVTIADVEAQFGAEVATIVDGLTKISTLTFRSSAEEQVENYRKLLVSVAKDARVIIVKLADRLHNMRTLEHLPEEKRSRIALETREIYAPLSHRFGMGNVRAELEDLAFKFLEPEEYKGLAKKVTAKRAEREDLVERMREPLGRALERAGIADVEVTGRPKHLWSINKKILNRNLPYEEIYDLMAIRVLVNTVPDCYHALGVIHSHWTPLQERIKDYIAQPKSNGYQSLHTTVFGPAGHLYEIQIRTREMHHTAEYGIAAHVLYKEGRPRDDLDRHLTWFRQLLDRQQEAQTPQEFLEFLHIDLYQDEIFVFTPQGDVKQLPKGATPIDFAFAIHTEVGLHCQGAKVSGRIAPLHRTLKNGDAVEILTSPNARPSRDWLEHVHTARARQKIRQWVKQEEQSTSVALGQEILERELRRRRLSKPGDDQVLKAAQSFSFPDRVHLEAALGRGDVSTGQVLRAIFPDLSADEAEPKPAAPGAIGRLVQRMRVGKGVRIEGVDGLMVRYSQCCQPVPGDKVTGYVTRGRGISIHRVDCPNLLALGDEPERRMDLDWQEVEGEVFMVRLGLMGDDRRGLYADLCTAIAHAGTNIRNIELQSGEGGTTGHVIVEVENLSHLNKVMKAIRRVKGIAEVGRRERPDA; encoded by the coding sequence GTGACCACCGTCCGCGTCCCCGCCATTCCGGGGCTCTCCGACGTCCTGGAGCCCTTGGCCGACCGGCTCGACCTCGATCTCCTGGAGCGCGCCTACCGGCTCTCCGCCCAGGCGCACCGGGGCCAGAAGCGCTGGTCGGGGGAGGACGCGGTGTCTCACGGCATCGCGGTGGCGCGCATCCTCATCGAGCTGCACCTCGACTCGGTGTCCATCGCGTGCGGCCTCCTTCATGACGTCGTGGAAGACACCGACGTCACGATCGCGGACGTCGAGGCCCAGTTCGGTGCGGAGGTCGCCACGATCGTGGACGGCCTGACGAAGATCTCCACCCTGACCTTCCGCTCCAGCGCCGAAGAGCAGGTCGAGAACTACCGCAAGCTGCTGGTCTCGGTGGCGAAGGACGCGCGGGTCATCATCGTCAAGCTCGCCGACCGGCTGCACAACATGCGCACCCTCGAGCACCTGCCGGAGGAGAAACGGAGCCGCATCGCGCTCGAGACGCGCGAGATCTACGCCCCGCTATCGCACCGGTTCGGCATGGGCAACGTGCGCGCGGAGCTGGAAGACCTCGCCTTCAAGTTCCTGGAGCCCGAAGAGTACAAGGGGCTCGCGAAGAAGGTCACGGCCAAGCGCGCCGAGCGCGAGGATCTGGTCGAGCGGATGCGCGAGCCGCTGGGGCGCGCGCTGGAGCGGGCCGGGATCGCCGACGTGGAGGTGACGGGCCGCCCCAAGCACCTGTGGTCCATCAACAAGAAGATCCTGAACCGCAACCTGCCGTACGAGGAGATCTACGACCTGATGGCGATCCGGGTGCTGGTGAACACGGTGCCCGACTGCTATCATGCTCTGGGCGTCATCCACTCCCATTGGACGCCGCTCCAGGAGCGCATCAAGGACTACATCGCCCAGCCCAAGTCGAACGGCTACCAGTCGCTGCACACCACGGTCTTCGGCCCCGCCGGCCACCTCTACGAGATCCAGATACGCACCCGCGAGATGCACCACACCGCCGAGTACGGTATCGCGGCGCACGTGCTCTACAAGGAGGGCCGCCCGCGCGACGACCTGGACCGCCACCTCACCTGGTTCCGGCAACTGCTAGACCGCCAGCAGGAGGCACAGACTCCGCAGGAGTTCCTGGAGTTCCTGCACATCGACCTCTACCAGGACGAGATCTTCGTCTTCACGCCGCAGGGCGACGTGAAGCAGCTGCCCAAGGGCGCGACGCCGATCGACTTCGCCTTCGCCATCCACACCGAGGTGGGTCTCCACTGCCAGGGCGCCAAGGTGAGCGGGCGCATCGCGCCGCTCCACCGCACGCTCAAGAACGGCGACGCGGTCGAGATCCTGACGTCGCCCAACGCGCGTCCCTCGCGCGACTGGCTGGAGCACGTGCACACCGCCCGCGCGCGCCAGAAGATCCGCCAGTGGGTCAAGCAGGAGGAGCAGTCAACCTCGGTCGCGCTGGGCCAGGAGATACTGGAGCGCGAGCTGCGCCGCCGCCGCCTCTCCAAGCCGGGCGACGACCAGGTGCTGAAGGCGGCGCAGAGCTTCTCCTTCCCGGACCGGGTGCACCTCGAGGCGGCCCTGGGCCGCGGCGACGTGTCCACGGGGCAGGTACTGCGCGCGATCTTTCCGGACCTTTCCGCCGACGAGGCGGAGCCGAAGCCCGCGGCGCCGGGCGCCATCGGCCGGCTGGTGCAGCGCATGCGGGTGGGGAAGGGCGTTCGCATCGAGGGTGTGGACGGGCTGATGGTGCGCTACTCGCAATGCTGCCAGCCGGTGCCGGGGGACAAGGTCACTGGTTACGTGACCCGGGGACGCGGCATCAGCATCCACCGCGTGGACTGCCCCAACCTCCTCGCGCTGGGCGATGAGCCGGAGCGGCGAATGGACCTCGACTGGCAGGAGGTGGAGGGCGAGGTCTTCATGGTGCGCCTCGGCCTGATGGGTGACGACCGACGCGGCCTCTACGCCGACCTCTGCACCGCGATCGCCCACGCCGGCACCAACATCCGCAATATCGAGCTGCAGAGCGGCGAAGGCGGCACGACGGGACACGTCATCGTCGAGGTCGAGAACCTCTCCCACCTCAACAAGGTCATGAAAGCCATCCGCCGCGTGAAAGGAATCGCGGAGGTCGGCCGCCGCGAACGTCCCGACGCGTGA
- the radC gene encoding DNA repair protein RadC, whose protein sequence is MPMLIRETPVTDRPRERLFRLGAGALTTTELLAILLSTGRSGLSSVDLAGTLLAEGGPALGSLARRHPPELAKVPGVGEAKAARVVAALELGRRLQEEGRGERPRIRTAADVYRWYAPRLADLAAEEFHVLALDSQSAVLRDLLITRGILNSSLVHPREVFRGAIAEAAAGIIVVHNHPSGDPTPSADDRAITRQLVEAGRIIDLPVYDHVVVGHGRYVSFAESGLLP, encoded by the coding sequence ATGCCGATGCTGATCCGCGAAACCCCCGTCACCGACCGCCCCCGCGAGCGCCTCTTCCGCCTGGGCGCTGGTGCATTGACCACGACGGAACTCCTCGCAATCCTTCTTTCCACTGGCCGTTCGGGCCTGTCGTCCGTGGACCTGGCGGGTACGCTCCTGGCCGAAGGGGGACCGGCGCTGGGTAGTCTGGCACGCCGCCACCCGCCCGAGCTGGCCAAGGTGCCCGGCGTCGGTGAGGCGAAGGCGGCCCGCGTGGTGGCGGCGCTGGAGCTGGGCCGCCGGCTCCAGGAAGAAGGGCGAGGCGAGCGCCCGCGCATCCGGACGGCGGCGGACGTGTACCGTTGGTACGCGCCGCGACTGGCTGACCTCGCCGCCGAAGAGTTCCACGTGCTCGCGCTGGACAGCCAGAGCGCCGTCCTGCGCGACCTCCTGATCACCCGGGGGATCTTGAACAGCTCTCTGGTCCATCCTCGCGAGGTCTTCCGCGGCGCCATCGCGGAGGCGGCGGCCGGCATCATCGTGGTGCACAACCACCCGTCCGGCGATCCGACCCCGTCGGCCGACGACCGCGCCATCACCCGGCAGCTCGTCGAGGCGGGCCGGATCATCGACCTGCCGGTCTACGACCACGTCGTGGTCGGGCACGGGCGCTACGTGAGCTTCGCGGAGTCGGGTCTCCTGCCGTGA
- the tsaB gene encoding tRNA (adenosine(37)-N6)-threonylcarbamoyltransferase complex dimerization subunit type 1 TsaB, with amino-acid sequence MSLLLGMDTATDRPTLALSARGEPAMDVVLESRRDLSRDIERVTARLLEGRGARPSDLEGVVVADGPGSFTGLRIGIAFAKGLCRALGAPLYRAPSLLGAARAAAPHGGAVLATYDALRGDVYRAIYGFPAKGLPVIEVFLPPELSRADAPVPRSGELVRADWTHASAAALLGLVNVPNGALPVAEPAGWEPVYGRPAEAEARHLARYGLSID; translated from the coding sequence GTGAGCCTCCTGCTGGGAATGGACACCGCGACGGACCGGCCCACGCTCGCGCTCTCGGCGCGCGGGGAGCCCGCCATGGACGTCGTGCTCGAGAGCCGGCGGGACCTCTCTCGCGACATCGAACGAGTGACGGCGCGGCTCCTGGAAGGACGCGGGGCCCGCCCGTCCGACCTCGAGGGGGTCGTCGTCGCCGACGGGCCGGGCTCGTTCACCGGACTCCGCATCGGCATCGCGTTCGCCAAGGGGCTGTGCCGCGCGCTCGGCGCGCCGCTCTATCGGGCGCCGTCCCTCCTCGGCGCGGCGCGCGCCGCGGCGCCCCACGGTGGCGCGGTGCTCGCGACCTATGACGCGCTGCGCGGCGACGTGTATCGCGCCATCTATGGTTTCCCCGCCAAGGGGCTGCCGGTCATCGAGGTCTTCCTGCCTCCGGAGCTCTCGCGGGCGGACGCGCCCGTGCCGCGGTCGGGCGAGCTCGTCCGCGCTGACTGGACGCACGCGTCGGCCGCCGCGCTGCTCGGGCTCGTCAACGTGCCTAACGGAGCCCTTCCGGTCGCCGAGCCGGCCGGATGGGAGCCGGTGTACGGCCGGCCCGCGGAGGCGGAAGCACGCCATCTCGCCCGGTATGGCCTCTCCATCGATTAG
- the tsaE gene encoding tRNA (adenosine(37)-N6)-threonylcarbamoyltransferase complex ATPase subunit type 1 TsaE — MGSALVDERQLAAWGAEFAGALRPPVVVGISGELGAGKTTLVRAIAAALGVAEPVTSPTFALVHRYAGRRVTVYHVDAYRIKRPEDTADLGFEDMLAERDTVVLIEWPERLGAAAPALTHRIALSHPGPAGRRRLEYP, encoded by the coding sequence GTGGGCAGCGCACTCGTCGATGAGCGGCAGCTCGCGGCGTGGGGCGCCGAGTTCGCCGGCGCGCTGCGGCCGCCCGTCGTGGTCGGGATCAGCGGCGAGCTGGGCGCGGGCAAGACCACGCTGGTGCGCGCCATCGCAGCGGCCCTGGGAGTCGCCGAGCCGGTGACGAGCCCGACCTTCGCTCTCGTCCATCGGTACGCTGGGCGCCGGGTCACCGTCTATCACGTTGACGCGTACCGCATCAAGCGCCCCGAAGACACCGCCGATCTCGGTTTCGAGGACATGCTGGCGGAGCGGGACACGGTCGTGCTCATCGAATGGCCCGAGCGGCTGGGCGCCGCGGCGCCGGCGCTGACCCATCGCATCGCGCTCTCGCACCCCGGCCCGGCCGGCAGGCGACGGCTGGAGTACCCGTGA
- a CDS encoding LysM domain-containing protein, which yields MIGAALLAGLLAGPAVSQQPAAPAAPAPQQPAAAPLAPPPATHVVQEGETLWSLAQQFLGDALLWPEIYRLNTNVIEDPHWIFPGEELRLVPSDEPEPEPAAGQVVQQNVTVSPTGDTVRPTLPPARAMHVPTIFSPVLNQAQRPTADAIEIQNQRAYRAVRSGEYYSAGFLTEGYPLPSGRVVGNIQTSSIRRLSTSTSAQLFSDVAVTLPPGETVQRGDLLLVYRSGGELRGYGEIVHPTGLLQVSSPAAANGNVAATVVAIYGQLTDGQSLIKVAPFNFPTNARAAEVTDGVVGEVVGLRNTREIIGLQDVLFINRGAEEGVRLGDVFAITGSARSGVGTVEQDKGRALIVNTREHTSTAVLIEITRPDIGAGAAARQVRRMPS from the coding sequence ATGATCGGCGCGGCGCTGCTCGCCGGCCTGCTGGCCGGCCCGGCGGTGTCGCAACAGCCTGCTGCCCCCGCCGCGCCGGCTCCACAGCAGCCCGCGGCCGCGCCCTTGGCGCCGCCGCCGGCCACGCACGTGGTGCAGGAGGGCGAGACACTCTGGTCGCTGGCGCAGCAGTTCCTGGGGGACGCACTGCTCTGGCCCGAGATCTACCGGCTGAACACCAACGTGATCGAAGACCCGCACTGGATCTTCCCGGGCGAGGAATTGCGGCTGGTGCCCTCCGACGAACCTGAGCCGGAGCCGGCAGCGGGCCAGGTCGTTCAGCAGAACGTGACGGTCTCCCCCACGGGCGACACCGTGCGGCCGACGCTTCCGCCGGCCCGCGCGATGCACGTGCCGACCATCTTCTCGCCGGTCCTGAACCAGGCGCAGAGGCCAACGGCGGACGCCATAGAGATCCAGAACCAGCGTGCGTATCGGGCGGTGCGTTCAGGCGAGTACTACTCCGCCGGCTTCCTGACCGAGGGCTATCCGCTGCCGTCCGGCCGGGTGGTCGGCAACATCCAGACGTCGTCGATCCGCCGGCTTTCCACCAGCACGAGCGCCCAGCTCTTTTCCGACGTCGCGGTCACGCTGCCGCCGGGGGAGACGGTCCAGCGCGGCGACCTGCTGCTGGTGTACCGTAGCGGCGGCGAGCTGCGCGGCTACGGCGAGATCGTACACCCGACCGGCTTGCTCCAGGTCTCGTCGCCGGCCGCGGCCAACGGCAACGTGGCCGCCACCGTGGTCGCCATCTACGGCCAGCTGACGGACGGGCAGTCGCTCATCAAGGTCGCGCCGTTCAACTTCCCGACCAACGCCCGCGCGGCGGAGGTGACGGACGGAGTCGTCGGTGAGGTCGTTGGCCTGCGCAACACCCGCGAGATCATCGGACTCCAGGACGTCCTTTTCATCAACCGCGGCGCCGAGGAAGGCGTGCGGCTCGGAGACGTTTTCGCCATAACGGGAAGCGCGCGTTCCGGGGTCGGCACGGTCGAGCAGGACAAGGGCCGGGCGCTGATCGTGAACACGCGCGAGCACACCTCAACGGCGGTACTGATCGAGATCACCCGGCCCGACATCGGAGCCGGCGCGGCGGCGAGGCAGGTCCGCCGGATGCCCTCCTGA